In Tubulanus polymorphus chromosome 8, tnTubPoly1.2, whole genome shotgun sequence, one genomic interval encodes:
- the LOC141909911 gene encoding uncharacterized protein LOC141909911, protein MGSPVSPIVCNLYMEDFEQKAIATALHPPRIWKRYVDDTCTVLKKCFSQYFTDHLNSIDDDIKWTTEGEVELQASSQADLEICSVERALAFLDTYAVINEDGSIRTKVFRKTTHTDQYLNFNSNHPLEHKRGVVKTLLHRADTIVSDDSERQSEKQHIKEVLSWNDYPNWVFNKVTMLPKPKPVVRNKRDTQAPRKRSVVVPYVKGMSEQIRRVMKDYNISVYFKPVNTLRQLLVRPKDPVPKERITGPVYHVKCESCDASYVGETERSSRARFGEHRRPSSMTSEVSQHIHTDNPDHSVDIGNTDILTVEPRWFERGVQESFCIYLRHPTLNKDFGRFALPPVWNNIFKAADGAREPSQTS, encoded by the coding sequence ATGGGCTCCCCAGTTTCACCAATCGTGTGTAATCTATATATGGAAGACTTTGAACAGAAAGCCATCGCCACTGCCCTCCATCCGCCACGTATATGGAAGAGGTATGTAGATGATACTTGCACAGTACTTAAGAAGTGTTTTTCTCAGTATTTCACTGACCATTTAAACAgcattgatgatgatattaaatGGACTACCGAGGGTGAGGTCGAGTTACAGGCTTCGTCACAAGCCGATCTAGAGATTTGCAGTGTAGAGAGGGCTCTAGCGTTTCTCGACACATATGCGGTCATCAATGAGGATGGGTCGATTCGTACTAAAGTATTCCGAAAAACCACACACACagaccaatatctaaatttcaaCAGCAACCACCCGTTAGAACACAAAAGGGGTGTAGTTAAAACCCTTCTACACAGGGCGGACACCATAGTTAGTGATGATAGTGAGAGACAGTCGGAGAAACAACATATTAAGGAGGTTCTCTCATGGAATGATTACCCTAATTGGGTCTTCAACAAAGTCACCATGCTTCCGAAGCCCAAACCTGTAGTCAGAAATAAGCGAGACACCCAGGCTCCGCGTAAGAGATCGGTCGTAGTACCATATGTGAAGGGCATGTCTGAACAAATCAGACGGGTGATGAAAGACTACAACATTAGTGTGTATTTTAAACCGGTGAACACGTTACGCCAGTTATTAGTTAGACCGAAGGACCCGGTACCTAAAGAACGCATTACAGGACCGGTGTACCATGTTAAATGTGAATCTTGCGATGCGAGTTATGTTGGTGAAACTGAGCGCTCCTCGAGAGCCCGGTTTGGTGAACACCGTCGACCTAGCTCTATGACGTCAGAGGTATCCCAACACATCCATACTGACAATCCTGATCACTCTGTTGATATAGGCAACACAGACATTTTGACGGTGGAACCCCGGTGGTTCGAACGAGGTGTTCAGGAGTCATTTTGCATATACCTGAGACACCCCACGCTGAATAAAGACTTTGGGAGATTTGCTCTACCCCCTGTATGGAATAACATCTTTAAGGCAGCAGATGGCGCGCGGGAGCCTTCACAGACCAGCTGA
- the LOC141910316 gene encoding uncharacterized protein LOC141910316 yields MQRLAKIATYVGDFTGNVLPQNIDGELFTQGKYISAMRTYPIRLFLHTRSIQSDAPSNEETSRSTVERPNPAVDSCSSYLLTPPQNGVQRQMRLTESNTHGYVSTTSMSSHSHEPSQWPLTTLNQLTAQPSRQSLISTSSNSQVHTTFNYSMPQFQYSMTTVPNLIQTAQPLHSTPRTSHINSPLNLESTGGTNRSFSYNETTTVSMHLPEDYPTNLVHETAQYSTYTKAALRNHWSPRKRLEVLFVGEDAIDGGGPTREFLTLFMKQLSESSLFFRGNKPKVSYFKRSSARQTILLCCWADYIV; encoded by the exons ATGCAGAGGTTAGCCAAA ATAGCTACGTATGTTGGCGATTTCACCGGTAACGTTTTGCCCCAGAATATTGATGGTGAATTATTTACTCAGGGGAAATACATATCTGCAATGAGGACATATCCAATTCGATTATTCCTACATACTAGGTCTATACAATCAGATGCACCGTCGAATGAGGAGACGTCTCGTTCTACAGTCGAACGGCCGAATCCTGCCGTAGATAGTTGTTCATCTTACTTGTTAACGCCACCGCAAAATGGAGTGCAACGTCAGATGCGATTAACAGAGTCTAACACTCATGGATATGTTAGTACAACCTCCATGTCCAGTCACAGTCACGAACCGTCACAGTGGCCACTCACAACTCTGAACCAACTGACGGCGCAGCCTTCTCGACAGTCGCTAATCTCGACATCTAGCAATAGTCAAGTGCATACAACATTCAATTATTCCATGCCGCAATTTCAGTACTCGATGACTACGGTACCAAATTTGATACAGACTGCTCAACCTTTGCACTCAACTCCCAGAACGAGCCACATAAATTCACCACTCAATCTCGAATCAACTGGAGGCACCAATCGATCGTTTTCTTATAACGAAACAACTACTGTGTCAATGCATTTACCAGAAGATTATCCTACTAATCTTGTTCATGAAACTGCCCAATACTCGACTTATACAAA AGCTGCGCTCCGAAATCACTGGAGCCCTCGAAAGAGACTGGAGGTTTTGTTCGTCGGCGAGGATGCGATAGACGGTGGTGGACCAACCAGAGAGTTTTTAACCCTGTTCATGAAACAGCTAAGCGAATCCAGTCTTTTTTTCCGGGGGAACAAACCGAAAGTTTCTTACTTCAAACGCAGCAG CGCTCGACAAACAATATTATTATGCTGCTGGGCGGATTATATCGTTTAG